The proteins below are encoded in one region of Chrysemys picta bellii isolate R12L10 chromosome 4, ASM1138683v2, whole genome shotgun sequence:
- the LOC101938975 gene encoding RING finger protein 112-like isoform X1, whose protein sequence is MGNANNKGPIPPPSSKPTPEGMVKRLQEDITCSICLDILEDPVSIECGHNFCRGCLSTHWSGVSAWESQCPECRAPCSRDRMTPDTRVKSLVEKIRDLPREETLTVTGTASPEQGPGAQPEQGRPVQLVRLDEEGGLILDEEVLSRCLEQGGVGDAPVCLVSIIGEQRRGKSFLLNYLLRRLRSLDVKDGSWMGREEEPLEGFEWRVGAHSVTKGVWAWSQPFWVPTEWGQVAVLLVDTEGSMDIVRDTATSVKLSALSMLLGSYQILNVSSQIKDPDLAYLEMFLHVAEEVGKEYGLESIQHLDLLVRDWSNSTVLGTDGGKEHLRDVRQMLAATSPCKHPKALEALSRSSSRCYLMPFPGKRIMTGSQGSLRDMDEDFRDSLRDYVTALVGSAGQHVWRDRHGALLTGTQLTARITKFSDLMKKHHCGFSSPAQMAITFQNQRVLDRASADHALFLKEKDSDSQNPIICLKVQPSKMAKLLAERRGQLLWRCRTDMREPAPETEAQLTELEEDLTREAETFLEIYGKRFKKFAIWAGAGTGALILGPVGGAAGAGIAGAVLAAEAAGALAVAEVLAIGVGAGTAAGICVGGGVGGGMGGNIAQKDRQRAEAAGDGTDDPSDDKPLI, encoded by the exons ATgggaaatgcaaataataaagg GCCAATCCCACCCCCCTCCTCAAAGCCAACTCCAGAGGGGATGGTGAAGCGACTCCAGGAGGACATCACCTGCTCCATCTGCCTGGACATCTTGGAGGACCCCGTCTCCATCGAGTGCGGCCACAACTTCTGCCGGGGCTGCCTCTCCACTCACTGGAGCGGGGTCTCAGCCTGGGAGTCCCAGTGCCCCGAGTGCcgggctccctgctccagggacaggATGACCCCAGACACACGTGTCAAAAGCCTGGTGGAGAAAATCAGAGACCTGCCACGCGAAGAGACGCTGACAGTAACAGGGACAGCGAGCCCTGAG caggggccgggggctcagccAGAGCAGGGGCGCCCGGTGCAGCTGGTGCGTCTGGACGAGGAAGGGGGCCTGATCCTGGACGAGGAGGTCCTGAGCcgctgcctggagcagggtggagtgggggacgCCCCCGTCTGCCTGGTGTCCATCATTGGGGAGCAGCGCCGGGGCAAATCCTTCCTGCTGAACTACCTGCTGCGCCGGCTCCGGAGCCTG gatgtGAAGGACGGATCCTGGATGGGCCGGGAGGAGGAGCCCCTGGAGGGGTTTGAGTGGCGAGTTGGTGCCCACAGCGTCACCAAGGGGGTGTGGGCGTGGAGTCAGCCCTTCTGGGTCCCCACCGAGTGGGGGCAG GTGGCCGTGCTGCTGGTCGACACAGAGGGCTCCATGGACATTGTCAGAGACACAGCGACCAGCGTCAAACTCTCCGCCCTCTCCATGCTGCTTGGCTCCTACCAG ATCCTGAATGTTTCCAGCCAGATAAAGGACCCTGATCTAGCATATCTGGag atGTTTCTGCACGTGGCCGAAGAGGTGGGAAAGGAATACGGGCTGGAGTCCATTCAG CACCTAGACCTGCTGGTGCGGGATTGGAGCAACTCCACGGTCCTTGGAACTGACGGTGGGAAGGAGCATCTGAGAGACGTCCGACAG ATGCTGGCGGCGACGTCCCCTTGCAAACACCCCAAGGCCCTGGAAGCgctgagcagaagcagcagccgcTGTTACCTGATGCCCTTCCCCGGCAAGCGGATcatgactgggagccagggaagcCTGAGAG ACATGGATGAGGATTTCCGGGACAGCCTGAGGGACTATGTCACCGCCCTGGTGGGCTCGGCCGGTCAACACGTGTGGAGAGACCGGCATGGGGCGCTGCTGACTGGGACACAGCTCACTGCTCGGATAACG AAATTCTCTGATCTGATGAAGAAACATCACTGTGGCTTCTCCTCTCCCGCTCAG ATGGCCATCACCTTCCAGAACCAGAGAGTCCTGGACAGGGCCAGCGCAGACCACGCTCTTTTCCTGAAGGAGAAG GACAGCGACTCCCAGAACCCAATCATCTGCCTGAAGGTGCAGCCCAGCAAGATGGCGAAGTTGTTGGCGGAGCGGCGCGGGCAGTTGTTGTGGCGGTGCCGGACCGACATGCGGGAGCCGGCGCCGGAGACAGAGGCCCAGCTGACGGAGCTTGAGGAGGACCTGACGCGGGAGGCTGAGACCTTCCTGGAGATCTACGGGAAGCGCTTCAAGAAATTCGCTATTTGGGCAGGTGCGGGCACGGGGGCGCTGATCCTGGGACCGGTGGGCGGAGCTGCCGGCGCCGGGATCGCCGGTGCTGTCCTCGCTGCCGAGGCGGCTGGGGCGCTTGCCGTGGCCGAGGTGCTGGCCATTGGGGTTGGGGCAGGTACTGCAGCCGGGATCTGCGTGggtgggggcgtgggcgggggcaTGGGGGGGAACATCGCCCAGAAGGATcggcagagggctgaggctgcTGGCGACGGAACTGATGATCCATCCGATGACAAACCGCTGATCTGa